Proteins encoded within one genomic window of Plasmodium gaboni strain SY75 chromosome Unknown, whole genome shotgun sequence:
- a CDS encoding hypothetical protein (conserved Plasmodium protein, unknown function), translating to MAISRSKIRYLFPNATLQSYYPNSEMFKVPKVGSAPRIYNGLDPRKVHSYPWINMFKTRRIKETGYQHGNWAGPSIHSMTLDELATFFSNKDHLKHFSLFQLFKATYGQFQFFFLLMGSIVVTISPILLFTLYMQKFEPLEVTIDPEEYYKHFRWHYYGGEIDHHAFSQYLEARRAVRYRNADINPVDWIPPQYRNVEE from the coding sequence ATGGCCATATCCAGGAGCAAAATAAGATATTTATTTCCCAATGCTACATTACAGTCATACTATCCCAATTCCGAAATGTTTAAAGTTCCTAAGGTTGGAAGTGCACcaagaatatataatggTTTAGATCCTCGAAAGGTACATAGTTATCCATGGataaatatgtttaaaaCACGAAGAATAAAAGAAACAGGTTACCAACATGGAAATTGGGCAGGTCCTTCTATTCATTCAATGACACTTGATGAATTAGCTACCTTTTTTAGTAATAAAGATCatttaaaacatttttctctttttcAATTATTTAAAGCAACCTATGGACAATtccaatttttttttcttctcaTGGGTTCTATTGTTGTTACTATATCACCCATTTTATTGTTCACCTTATATATGCAAAAATTTGAACCTTTAGAAGTTACCATCGACCCTGAggaatattataaacattttCGATGGCATTATTATGGAGGGGAAATTGATCATCATGCTTTCTCACAATATCTTGAAGCTAGAAGAGCAGTTAGATATAGAAATGCTGATATAAATCCAGTCGATTGGATACCCCCTCAATATAGAAATGTAGAGGAATAA